ttccaaaatgactttAATTTTGATATCAACCGTACCTCCAAGCACCCAAATGCCTCAAGGCCAAACACAAAGTCCTCCACAATAGATTCCTCACCCCACCATCTCATAACAACAATTCGACTTTCCTATCCAATTTACTCATAAGGAGCAAGGAGACCCATTAACAAAGGTTGATCATGTTTCAACCTCCGCTTCTAAATCAAACTCCCTTTAGCATGTcaacatgaagaaaaaaaatgtaagagtTGGTGGTGGGAGTACATTTCCAATCCCATATGATGCCAAATTGTTGAAGGCAGTACGGGCAATTGGTTGCCTTGACTTTGTAGAGATAATGATGATAATGTGAATGGCCATTGTTTACTATTGGAAAGGGGCAACGTCTGAGAATGCTCAAGCCTCTACTAAAAATTCAAGAGTTGGAAGGTCAAATCCAAAGTCTCTTAAAAGAAAAATCTAAAGCGGAATTAACCTTCCAATCTCAATTTTTGGTTATTGCACATGGCTAAGGAAAAATAAAGAATCTAGAGGTCGAGTAAGTAAAGGTATTGCAAGAGATAAGCTATAAAAGTATTGGAAGATGTCTAAAGTAAAGggattaaaaaaagtattgcAAGATGTCTAAAGATGCTCTTAATTACCTATGTGGGTATTTTGACGTGGACAATTGAAgtgatttaataattatttatttgacaTGTCTTCGTTTTTCCTAGATTAGGTTGATAGTTGTCGTTTTAATTACATTAGCTAAAAAAATGGGGACAATTGGTTAAGGGTCCAACACTAAAATAGGAGGTTGGGTATATTAATTTATGGGATAAATTTTAGGTAGTTTCCTTAAtgatttgttaatttttattagtCCGGTAACACCCATTCAGTCAGGCAAAACCAAATTGTATCTTTTGTACACACTAAACATGTCACTAAATGATAattccaaataaaataaattgaccAATTATAAGTATTGTCACTAGATGACAATAATGAAAGTCATTTCACAAGGAGAAGACTATTAAGTTTTGAAACACAAACCATAATAACtctgatattttttaatatttaaatttctttattCCTTTTTGCATAATGGACTTCTTTACATTGACGGTGATGACAAAAGTATCACAACATGGGATATCAAGACTAGAAAAGTTGCATTGCTTGGAAGATGCACATACCTCTCGTTACCATTTTTCAATATTTCTATATGTTTCTTATTATTTGTCACTTTAGAAAACCAAGAAAACATTGATTATTAATACCTCTATTTTTTTGGTTTCTCACCTAAATTAAATGAATCACAATTATAGCCATTTTATCacaatacaaaatatatttgacaTGTAATTTGAAACTGTCAAGAGACAATATtacatatgaaaaaatatttgtatgtaaATCTAATAGACAATTACATACGAATATATTCGTATgtaattatatacaaatttatctGTAAGTACgtacatattttaaatttgtatgtaataatTACCTACGAcagttttacatacggatttttttcgtatgtaattatgttttacatatggatttgGTCTCTTACATACGGATTGATGTTTTATGTAATAtcaaattttcttatagtgaaaaTTTATTAGACCCTTGATTAACAAAACGTCTTATGAATTATGGAAAGGTAGGAAGTCTAACATTTCTTATTTCCATCCTTTTTAGttgtcaatattttattttgaacataaaaaaaagtcttAAAAAGTTAAATCCAAAAGTGATAAAAGAATCCTACTTAGTTATTCTGAAATGTTTAAGGTTTATCGAGTCTACAAAACATCTATAGTTTTGGAAGTCATTAATATAAGATTCAATGGTTGTAAGACCCAAAGAAGAATTATCAAGCTAGATAAGTTCTTTTTAGATATGAACTTACATGAACAAGCGAAGAACAAAGAAGCGCGAGAAGAATAATCAAAAGCATATGGCAATTTGGTAGATGGTATAATAAAAGAACATGAACCTATTGGTTGAAATTTAACATGGTGAAGAATCATCTAACATATATGTTATCATCAATGATCCAAAAGAAGGAGTAAAgacaaaatcatttaacaagGATCATTCCACCTTTATCTCAAGCATAAACCAAAGAATGTCTGGATAATGAAAGTTAAGGTAAAGGCTATGCAAGAAGAATTGGATATGTTTCAAAGAACAATGTATGCCAACTAGTTAGTCCACTACAGAAAAGTTGTAGTTATAATAAAGTGAGTTTTCATAAACAACCTAAAAAAAGAAGGTAAGATTGTGAGAAACAAGGCTAGACTAGTAACAAAAGGGTGTTCACAATAAAAATGTATAGATTATATTGAAACATATGCTCCCATTTATAAACTTGATGCAATACAAATTTTACTTTCATTTTTTGCCTTTAGTAAAACGAAGATATATCACAtgaatgtaaaaaaaaagtcttaaTGGTTTAATCAGAGAATACTATCTAGTAGAATCCCAAAGCTTGAGAATGTTGTTTTTCATAATGTATTTTCAAGTTAAACAAAGCTTTTTATGGAGTAAAATAATACCCTAAAGTTTTGTACGATAATATAAGTTCTATATTGATGGAAAATGATTTtatgagaagaaaaataaagactACCCTGTTTTACAAAGAGTattcttctcatttttataattgtttaaatttatattttaggaTACTAATGAACCTTTATGCAAGGAATTTTTCTAGCTTATCCAAAACGAATTAGAGATGAGATTCCTCTTGGGTTTGTAAATCAAATAAGTAAACAATGTCATATACATACACCAAACAAAGTATGCCAAAGAAATTCTAAAGAAGTTTCAACCAGATGATGCCAAGAAAATGAATACACTAATGCTTCCAAAAACCCCTATTAGAACAAAGACTGGCTTTAAAAAGTAGATAGCACTCTCTACAGGTAAATGATGGATTCACTTCTATATATCATAACGTCTAGGTATAAAACCATGTGTTTGTGTGTGTTTATGTGTACAACCTAAACTAACTTAAAGGAAATACTTCTTATAGTTACAAATCACataaataaagtgaaaaattCAAGTTAAAATTTTACTATGATGCAAACTACATTTAGGGAAATAGAAAGGAAAAACATAAGTGGAAGTTGTCACTTCATGTAGGAACTTAGTCTCATGgacaaaaacacaaaaaattattgtaacacaaacaaataaatttttgttacAATAAGAACAAAAGTAATGCACATAGAGAATTAAAGAGAGAGAAGATTACACAATAACTTTTATAGTAAttcactcttaataaaaaaactacatTTAGTTTCTCAGCTAAACTAGGCAAAAATCAAATGTTTACAATACACAATACACCAAGAACATCACTCTTAAACCCTACAAGAGTATTCTTCTACCCCTGTAACACACTGTTACAAAACTACAACTGGAAACCCTATCCAATCACATATAAACACCACAAATCAAAAGCATACAATAGAACAATATCTCCTAAATTACAATAAGAACAAATAAGATTcaaaaacttttatttcaaaaaacttTTATAAGATTCAAATAAGACTGAAAAGATTGATCGAAAGAACTAAAGAACGCTCCAAGAAAATGTTTTTAGACTTGGAATAATAACTCTCTCAATTTTGAAGgtattttaaaatctcaaactttaaaaatgtattaaaaaagaTTTGGGAATGAGAGTTATGTAGATTTTATCTTATcaattttaatgaattaaaaacgtgttataatatattgatttcacttaataatgaaaaaaataattaaatcaatatttctatatattaaaataaactaataaagATCCTAATGAAAACACATAAAATTTCAATCTATTAAAAACTCGcttcaacaaattaaaatatcatgCTACTTATGATTTTAAGTATATTAATTGAtgtaatcaattaaaatatccACTACACTCTTTTAAGACTttagataaaaacattttaattaattaaaatactttttaatcaATTAGAATTATCCTTCAACTAAAATAAGTTATAATCAATATTTAAATCagtttttttaaactaattcCTTGTAAAATGCCATCACTTTAATCACTTTAGATAAAACCAAATCTTCAAGACTTCTTCAAAGGTTTCTCCAAAAGGTGGATTTATTAAATATTGCAGAAACaacttcaacaatattcttgtCACAGAAAAAACTATATATCACAAGTAACATCTAAATATTTTAGTAATCATTAAATAGTCTAATTGCATAAGCGTcttaaaaatatagaaacttTAGTTCTCTAATTCACATCCTTAAGTCGTAACGACATCTTACAATAAAATATAgtagtttatttatttcttgattttaaaaaatttatgcaaaatttattgttataaaagatatgattcttttttatttttttattttttttataaaagatttgtttaataaatagtttgaatatatatatacatcttTAAAACATGACAcgaattttaagtttaattaacTTTTAAGTAACTcataaatttcaatatttttaaatgattttcaattaaattttttattctattaaatgtttaaaatatttttttatttttgcccAAGTATTTTTACATTTGATTTTTGTTGTCAACGTAATCACGCGACCATTACTTGTTTTCTTCTCTTCAATTCAATGATCAATTAGTTTATTTGCTCTCCAATCTTCTTCTACTTAACTCGTTTCTTCTCCCTTTGAAAGCGAGTTGAAGGATAcgttgaaataaataaataaaatataaattatagatGAATTggagataaaaatattaaaacaatggTTAGATAATTTTGTTAACAAAGAAGAATACttcaataaaaatgaaaatatttgaaacacttaaaattattttcaataaaaatttaattaaaagttatcTAGATTGTAATTAAACCTAAATGTTAATAGCATGAGagatggaaaagaaaaaaaacgaAAGGATGAGTTTTTACTAGAGTGAAATGAGGAGTTTGGAAGGAGAGCATTGTTGAGGTGACCTGAGCTAAGCTCGGACGACTTGGCCGCCGTGATAAGTGCCGGCGCTCCCATCTCCATCTCTGTCTTCGACCTCCCAATGTCGCCAAAGTTCCACATTTCTCGCCCCCTCCTCTCTCTCTCAAGCGAACCCTCTCTCCATCACCTCTCCCTCATCAACCTCTCCTTCTCCCACTCCCACTCCCACTATTCCACTTCCAATTCACCCTCCCACACCTCTCACTATCTCTCCCAGTTTCTTCCTCTCGCCCACTCCCCCTTCAAACCCCTCAACACAATCACCGCACGTGAACGTCGCCTAGTAGTCCTGGGCCTATCCACCGCCATCAAAATCGACCAGGGTTTCGCCCTCAAGGCCTTCTCCCTTCGATTCTGCCCCTTCCTTCTCGTCAAGATCATGAAATTGTTAGATACCCGCCACGCCGCGTTTGCGTTCTTCAAGCTAGCCTTCGGGGACAATTCCGAGGAGACCGTTCGCTTGAGCTGCGTCGCGGCGCATGTTCTGGCGGCGCAGGGGCTTCACCTGCTCGCGCAGGACGTGGTTTCCTGGCTCATTGCCAGGGTTGGGGCAGGGAGAGCTGACAAAATAGTTGAGTTTATGTGGAGGAATCATGCTATGTATGAGTCTGATTTTTCAGTGTTGAATACGCTTTTGAGGGGGTTTCTGAATTTGGGGATGAGTCTTGAGGCGTTGGAGGTTTTGCGTAAGATGAGGGATGTGGGAGTTAGGCCTGGTTTGTCTTCGCTGACTATTCTCATGAGGTTGTTGCTTAGGCTTGGTGATTATGGTAGTGTGTGGAAGGTGTTTAAGGATATGATCCACAGAGGGCCTCGCCCTTCGAATATCACGTTTAATGTGATGTTGTATGGGTTTTGTATACAGCAGAAGGTTGCGATTGCGGAGAGTTTGTTGCATTTGATGCATAAGTTTATGTGTAGTCCTGATGTTTTTACGTTTAACATTCTTATTAATGCGTGCTGTGTTAGGGGGGGGACTTCGGTTGCGTTTGATTGGCTCCATTTGATGGTTAGAAGTGGTTGTGAACCGAGTCTTGCTACGCTTAATACCTTAATGCATGCACTTTGCCGGGAAGGGAATGTGGGGAAGGCGCAGAAGCTCTTTGATGAGATTCAGGATATGGGAATTGTTCCAAATGCAGTCATGTATAATACACTGATGGATGGGTATTTCAAGGCAAGGGAGGTTGGTCAGGCTCGCTTGCTTTATGAAAAGATGAGGACTAAAGGTGTTTCTCCTGATTGTGtgacttttaatattttagttgGGGGGCATTATAAGTATGGGAGAAAAGATGATTGGAACACGTTGTTGACAGATTTGATTGTATCGGGATTGTTTCCAGATAGTTCACTGTGTGATATAGCTGTGTCTGTGCTCTGTTGGACTGGCAGACTTGATGATGCCATGGCCTTATTGCAAGAAATGCTTGAAAAGGGTCTAACTCTTAGTGTTGTCGCCTTTAACTCAGTAATAGGTGCTTATAGCAGGGCAGGTTTAGAAGACAAAGCTTTTGAAGCCTATCGTATTATGGTCCTGGGTGGTTTCACTCCTTCATCGTCCACTTGTAATTCTTTGCTTATGAGTTTGTGTAGGAAAGGATGCTTGCAAGAAGCCAGGATACTTTTGTATTGGATGCTAGAGAAGGGGTTTCCCATCAATAAAGTGGCTTACACGGTGCTTTTGGATGGATATTTCAAGATGAATGATTTGGATGGAGCTCAGTTTCTCTGGAAGGAAATGAAAGAAAGAGGTATATATCCAGATGCCGTTGCCTTTACAGCCTTAATTGACGGGCTTTCCAAAGCAGGTAATGTCGAGGAGGCATATGAAGTTTTCTTAGAAATGTCAGCTATGGGTTTTGTTCCTAATAATTTTGCTTACAATTCTTTGATTAGAGGCCTCTGCAATTGTGGGAGGATGAGTGAAGCATTAAAATTGGAGAAAGAGATGAGACAAAACGGCATTCTCTCTGACACCTTTACCTTCAATATCATCATTAATGGCTATTGTAAACGGGGACTAATGAAGTTTGCAACTGATACATTTCTTGACATGCAACGGATTGGTTTGCTGCCAGATATTTTCACATTTAACATATTAATTGGAGGGTACTGCAAAGCATTTGACATGGTTGGCGCAGGTCAGATGGTTAATAAAATGTACTCATGTGGACTTGACCCCGATATCACAACCTATAATACACGAATGCATGGCTACTGCAGAATGCGAAAAATGAATGAAGCAGTTATCATTTTGGATCAGCTCATCTCCGCTGGTATTGTTCCAGACACAGTGACATACAACACTATGATGAATGGTATTTGTAGTGATATATTAGATCGAGCTATGATTCTTACTGCAAAATTACTTAAGATAGGTTTTATTCCAAATGTGATTACAACCAATATGTTGTTGTCACAATTTTGCAAGCAGGGGATGCCAGAGAAGGCATTACTATGGGGTAAAAAGTTTTCGGAGTTTTCCTTTGGTTTTGATGAAATCTCATATAGAATACTGGACCAAGCTAACCGTTTGAAACGAGATGACGTTGAACTTGTGAGAGAAACATATGAAAAAGGCCTTTTTATGGATTTCCTCATGTACATTACATTTgactatttttcaaaaaataaacctCAGAAGATTGAGAATAGTGTAGAGTTAATTGAAAATCAATTCGTTGCTTTGTGAacttattgtttcatctttctATTATCCTTGAAATCTGCCATGATTTTATGTAATCGTCAGAACAATACATTGGACTCATTCAGTGACTACTTGAGCATTACATGAAACAAGTGGTCAACATATGTTATGTATATACTGTAAGAAACCATTGAGGAATTGGTCAGCCTTTTTGAAGAGGAATGTCATTGGTTATTACTACTCATTCTGGAGGGCTTTTATGTGTTTCTCTGAAATGGATGATAACAGCCATTTTTTAGAGGGCTGCAAGGGAAGCATAATTTGATTCTATGATCAAGGCCTTGAGAACATTGTCAGTCTAAAATGCAATTGAATCTACTGAACTGCAGGCGATGGAGATTGGAGAGTTTTTTTTGTAAGTATAGTGAATCTATTTTTCTTCTAGAGAAGTTATGATATCAAATCTAGGTTATGCACATTTGCCTCTTGTTTGTAGTATGTGGTGCTGAGTTTGTATTGCATACTGTCAGGATTTAAGATTTGAAttagtttcatttttattttcaggCTTGTGTTGATCTGGGAATTAGATCTGAACATTGTTAACAACCACATCTCTCAAAAGCTTAATGATAAGGTGAAAGCCCAGCTTTGGTTTTATATTTCTCTTGAATGTCTTGGTGAAACTCATGTGCCTGCTCTGTTTATTACTTGTCTTCTTACTAAtgcttataaatataaaaaaagatattGTTTTTTCTCATTATTAGTGTTTGATAAGAAAAATGCTAAAATGAAACTGAATGATCTGACACTTTTTGTTTCAGCATGAAGATTTTCCATTTTTACATGCTTTGTTCGAGTTCTTGCCTTTATTGATGTTTTGACATATTTGGTTTTGAACTAGTATTTTATGGAATGGCGCTATTTGGCTTTTATTGATGCTTTTGACCTATTTAGTTTTGACCAAATTTGCCAGCTATGCAACTTTTGGTGCCAAAGCAACTAGTCTTCTTGTATCATGTCATAGTAAATATTGTTAGCTATGTTCCTTAAGGATGCTTCTGATCTTGGTGTAAGATTGTTTAATTTAAGTAGCCTTTTTAGAGAAAGGACAGCCTTGGTGCaacagttaaagttgttaaAGTGTAACTAGGAGGTCATAGGTTCAACTCATGGAATCAGCCTGTTGCAAATGCTATGTAAGTCTACCTTCAATCCATAATGTGTCTGACACCCTTCCTTCCTCTCATGAGTTTTATAGCTTAGAGGACCAGGTTGtccttttcattttaaaaattgtttttcaagatCCAAATAAATGACACTGCTATATGTGGCTCACATGCTCCCTCCATGCGAAGCCATATTCACTGAAAGCTGTTTTAGCAGGATTTTTACTTTGAACTAAGTTTCGCTTTGGGCTTTCTGCATTTCAGATAAATGAGGACAAGGAAACTGAGAAAAATGAGGCCAAAGCCAAGGATATAATCTTGATGCTCATTTGCTCGTAAGAGGAGAGTGCATTAAATGAATAATTAtcatgaaaagaaaaagtttaGAATCAAACGAGAATACTTGGAATTACggggtagtgcttagaggttgggAATTGAGAGGAGGCTACAGTTCCTCCTAATGTTTCAATGTCAAAGAGGTGAAACTTGGTGTGGGCTTCAAGTGATATGTTTAAGAAACttaaattcaaaaagaaaaagggAGAAGAGGAAGAAGCTTCCAAGATATCTGGAATCTGGATTGACTATGATGCAACAAACTAACAGTCTGAAGCGGTAAAGGTAAGAAGAAAGAAAGGGAAAGTCCAGAAAAAGCCTTATGGGATGGAGTCACATATTATTgtgcttctttctggcttcttTTGGGACAATTAAATTATGGTCTTAATATTTTTGGTCTTATCGTGTATCTTGATTTTGGTTTTGGTCCCTATACTTAATAAGTTTCATTTGTTGTCCTTGTAGTTTTACAAGTTTAGGTTTTGGATCTAGTTTGGATAAACTTCTCAATTAAAACTTATTGGTGAAGAAAAAAGGAATTAAACTTCTCCCATATTCCATAAGATAAATCAACTTTTGCCCCACAATTTTTATAGAAGCTCTCTCATCTAACTTTTCCAAAAACTGGAGTTCATTATTTGATTTAAACTTGTAGAAATTTAgttcactttttattttcttttcttataacTGCTTACGAGAAGTTTACCGAACAAGTCCTTGGTCCAAATTGTTGTACCCTACAAGACATGACTTGAAAATGATCAATCAATGAGAGAAGATTTTattcaattgattgatttgAAAGAATACATCAGCCTCTTTGTATAGATAATTCTAACCCTAAAGTATTGATTACAAAGTGATCTCTAGAATcttctaacagcttctaacaaGACACTTAATATCCTACTAACATGTTTTGGCATATTGTTTGTAGTAGGGACCAAAACGAATTTTTTGAAACTATAACTACCaacaacttattttttaatgtatatggATCAAAACCAAAATTAAGTCAATCaaaccaaaaatatatttaaacctTCAATTATAGTTGAAGATGTTCACCATGTTTGTTAATGAAAGATCATGTTACTGCCAACAATACACAAAAATCTGCTTGTGTTAAAGCCTTTCTTGGGTTTGAAGAAACGAACTGGAATGTAGTTCGATATTTGCAGGTGAAAATGGAAATTTCTGTCATTGACATGCTAAATTGGTAATAGGGGCTAGAATACTAAAGGAATGTGacaagttataaaaaaaagttgtctAAGCTTAGGTTCCCCCAGCTTCTCCAATTTGGGAGGTTTTGtagaaaaataattgaattatgtGTTTACCCTCAACCCCTTACTTAATAACATGTCTCTCAATTTATTTAATACTCTCTCTCATAATGAGGCATTTGTGCTGTGTGTGCCCTGCCATCACATTGTGGTTGGGATTTGTTGGATATCAGGATAGAAAATGTTCTGATTAATTGTACAACTGTAATCAAGGAGTAATATTAATTGTGCATGGtagtttttatttctttccGTTTCTGTAAATTGGAATATTTACTATCCCTTATAAGGATCCTGATTTGTTGTACCCTAACGGCTATTTATTCCATCTGTATCACACATTTCAATGTATGGGAATAAACTTTTTTACATGGTATCAAATTAAGGTTTCTGAACCATAACACAAAGTGTGTCCCCATGGCTGACGAACACAAAAAATCAGCGATTGAAATACCCACTATGACCATTCAAATCCCCTTCCAATCACTGGCCACAAACTATATCCCATGGGCAAGATATGTCCGCATCATCCCCCAAGGAAAAGGAAAGGAAGACTACATCACTGCTGAGGAAAGGAACTCGAAAAGAATAATCCAGCCCACCAGAAATGGAAGCTTGAGAATAGCTTGGTCACGTCCCCGCTGCTAAACTCCATGACAAATGAAACTGGTGAGAGCTTAATTTATTTGGACACTGTTGTAGATGTTTGGAACGCAACAAAGGAAACCTACTCAAACATAGACAACACTTCAGCCATTTCGATATCAAGAATCTCTTGGATGAATTGCGACAAGGAGATACTTATGTCATTGAATACTACCTCTCTCTCACAAGGCATTGTCAACAATTGGACATTTATGCAGACATGGAGTGGAAGTGTCTTGAAGATAGAAAGCACCCTAGTTGAGAAGGACTGTATGTACCAATTCTTGTTGGGGCTGAACAAGAATTTGGATGAGGTTAGAGGGAGAGTTCTAACTTCTAGGTACTAAGCCACTCCCTAGTATCTGTAAGATTTTTGTAGAGGTCAGAAGAGAGGAAAGCAACAGAGAAATTATGTTGAGTGGAGAAATTGATGGCATGGCCACTGAAAGATCTGCACTTGCAGCAAGAGAACCCAAAAGAGAAATAGTGGATGGTATGATCACCGTAGGAAAGCACACAAGG
The sequence above is a segment of the Phaseolus vulgaris cultivar G19833 chromosome 2, P. vulgaris v2.0, whole genome shotgun sequence genome. Coding sequences within it:
- the LOC137810825 gene encoding pentatricopeptide repeat-containing protein At1g63330-like isoform X1; the protein is MSPKFHISRPLLSLSSEPSLHHLSLINLSFSHSHSHYSTSNSPSHTSHYLSQFLPLAHSPFKPLNTITARERRLVVLGLSTAIKIDQGFALKAFSLRFCPFLLVKIMKLLDTRHAAFAFFKLAFGDNSEETVRLSCVAAHVLAAQGLHLLAQDVVSWLIARVGAGRADKIVEFMWRNHAMYESDFSVLNTLLRGFLNLGMSLEALEVLRKMRDVGVRPGLSSLTILMRLLLRLGDYGSVWKVFKDMIHRGPRPSNITFNVMLYGFCIQQKVAIAESLLHLMHKFMCSPDVFTFNILINACCVRGGTSVAFDWLHLMVRSGCEPSLATLNTLMHALCREGNVGKAQKLFDEIQDMGIVPNAVMYNTLMDGYFKAREVGQARLLYEKMRTKGVSPDCVTFNILVGGHYKYGRKDDWNTLLTDLIVSGLFPDSSLCDIAVSVLCWTGRLDDAMALLQEMLEKGLTLSVVAFNSVIGAYSRAGLEDKAFEAYRIMVLGGFTPSSSTCNSLLMSLCRKGCLQEARILLYWMLEKGFPINKVAYTVLLDGYFKMNDLDGAQFLWKEMKERGIYPDAVAFTALIDGLSKAGLCNCGRMSEALKLEKEMRQNGILSDTFTFNIIINGYCKRGLMKFATDTFLDMQRIGLLPDIFTFNILIGGYCKAFDMVGAGQMVNKMYSCGLDPDITTYNTRMHGYCRMRKMNEAVIILDQLISAGIVPDTVTYNTMMNGICSDILDRAMILTAKLLKIGFIPNVITTNMLLSQFCKQGMPEKALLWGKKFSEFSFGFDEISYRILDQANRLKRDDVELVRETYEKGLFMDFLMYITFDYFSKNKPQKIENSVELIENQFVAL
- the LOC137810825 gene encoding pentatricopeptide repeat-containing protein At1g63330-like isoform X2 gives rise to the protein MSPKFHISRPLLSLSSEPSLHHLSLINLSFSHSHSHYSTSNSPSHTSHYLSQFLPLAHSPFKPLNTITARERRLVVLGLSTAIKIDQGFALKAFSLRFCPFLLVKIMKLLDTRHAAFAFFKLAFGDNSEETVRLSCVAAHVLAAQGLHLLAQDVVSWLIARVGAGRADKIVEFMWRNHAMYESDFSVLNTLLRGFLNLGMSLEALEVLRKMRDVGVRPGLSSLTILMRLLLRLGDYGSVWKVFKDMIHRGPRPSNITFNVMLYGFCIQQKVAIAESLLHLMHKFMCSPDVFTFNILINACCVRGGTSVAFDWLHLMVRSGCEPSLATLNTLMHALCREGNVGKAQKLFDEIQDMGIVPNAVMYNTLMDGYFKAREVGQARLLYEKMRTKGVSPDCVTFNILVGGHYKYGRKDDWNTLLTDLIVSGLFPDSSLCDIAVSVLCWTGRLDDAMALLQEMLEKGLTLSVVAFNSVIGAYSRAGLEDKAFEAYRIMVLGGFTPSSSTCNSLLMSLCRKGCLQEARILLYWMLEKGFPINKVAYTVLLDGYFKMNDLDGAQFLWKEMKERGIYPDAVAFTALIDGLSKAGNVEEAYEVFLEMSAMGFVPNNFAYNSLIRGLCNCGRMSEALKLEKEMRQNGILSDTFTFNIIINGYCKRGLMKFATDTFLDMQRIGLLPDIFTFNILIGGYCKAFDMVGAGQMVNKMYSCGLDPDITTYNTRMHGYCRMRKMNEAVIILDQLISAGIVPDTVTYNTMMNGICSDILDRAMILTAKLLKIGFIPNVITTNMLLSQFCKQGMPEKALLWGKKFSEFSFGFDEISYRILDQANRLKRDDVELVRETYEKGLFMDFLMYITFDYFSKNKPQKIENSVELIENQFVAL